The nucleotide window atacacaAAAAGCTCAAACGTTATTAAAAAAACATATCTACATGACGtgctttttaatataataatttattttaatataacataTTACCGTATTTATACCTCAAAATTAATCCTTCACAAACATTAAATTTAGATGTGagattattaaatttataattttttatattattaaacttGTTGGAAACCTCATATTAAATACAATATAAAACTAGGAgattaaatttcttttaattttaaaggtAAATTAAATTCTCTAAAACAaacaattataaattatataaataaactaTCTCaatcattgtttaattgaattcatATGATCAAATCAAGGTGtaacaaaaattatttttttagttaacaaattttgttaaacatttttatttttaatttaaattaattttatattcgaCAACCAAACACATTAGTCTTATATTCtaaccaaataaataaaatagtataATCTTATTACGAAACGTAATTTAAGATTCGGAGAGTCAAAAGCTTGCAATTGAGAGAGCTTCAATGCTTGCTTAGATATGTGGTTTTATGCAAAGTTTTCATGACTGGACCAGTGGTCGAACAGGCCGGGTCATCGGTTTATCAGTCCGAACGacttgattaaataaattattaaaatttcataaaaaaataaaaactattaaaaacaactttaatTGTTAGTTTAATTGGTTTGTACTGATTCACAATTCAATCGATCTAAAACTTTACTCTGGATTGATACCCCAACTTATTATCAATCTAACCAAtccaattaaaataattatagttTTATGTTGGGGTATATGGAATTTGCACAAGACTTTACTTCACAATGGAGTGGTGCCTGACTTTGCTATGGTTAGTTCTTAGCGTGATGATTATCTGTATTAATATAATACTACATTTTAGTTAAGGGAGGTAATATTTGAAGCTATACAAGATGGTGTTGTCTAGCTCATATTCTCtatcatatatataatttaaaagaaaaaaaaattgtcaatTGACACAACTATTCGGTTGTGTCCTTGCAAAGAGACATCACTTTAAACCCTCAAGATAATTTTCTAAAAAGGCATTACCTttataaaatgttaattttgaATCCAACCAAAATTTTTATACAACAGAAATAATAGTGGTGTTTTGATGGGTAATGGGGTTGTGTTAAGAGGAACCTTTGTTGTAGTGCATAGCTTTAGACAATTTGTATATAAAGTCTAAAGTGGTTGTTTATGGCCTGAGATGAGTAGTTGAGAGTTGGATTCATTTGAAAAGTGATGTTCTTACTTTAGTAAATTGGTTTCAATTtaaaattagggaccaatttaAAATTTAGCTTATAGTTTGGGGGTGTCTAGAAAATTAAGCCAATAAAGTTAGCCTGGTTTGGACCCAATCGAAGTTGAATTAGAATTAGAGCCCAAAAGAACTAGAAAATGGCTAAAAGATTCTTTCTGACGTAAAACAAAATCCAGCCCTTTAGATTTTGACCGCGAATTATCATCAGCCCTAACTTAGCTATTAAATATCACTATCTTTCAACCTTTTTTCCCACTCTCTTTGCCTTTTGGTTCCCTTCCTCTTCCTCTTCTTCACCCGAAAACCCCCGCCCGAAGCTAGGGTTACTCTTCTTCTTCGTTCTCTCTCTGGGTTTTTTATATTCCTCTTTCTTGGGGCGTTTTAGGGTTCTTGAAATTTTTTTCActcatttgatttttttttgttattgtttTCTTTGGATCTGGATCTGTGGAAGAAGTTCTCTAATGGATACTCGTAAAAGAGGAAGACGTGAAGCTGGGTTCAATGCTAATGGCGGCATCAAGAAATCTAAACCAGGtttgtcccttttttttttctctctaaaaTTGAAATATATGGTCTTTGTTCCTCTTAATATTTACAAGCTTGTTTAAGTGTTAATATAGAAGTgattaattacataatttttagaaataaaatGAAGAATTAAACATGTTGAATTTTTGGGGGATAATTTCGATATAAAAAGAAGTTGTAACTGAGAAAAAGTAATTAATTAATGGTTGTGCAACAGAATTGGAATCTTTATCAACTGGTGTAGGAAGCAAATCGAAGCCTTGCACCAAGTTTTTCAGGTTAAAATTCTTATACCCACACCTAAATAAATATTGCACTTAACTTCTGTTTCTATAATTTATTTCTAAAAATTTGAACTTTATAATTAGCTAAAAACTTGTGATTTTTCTAATCAAATGTGGGTATTATTGAGTTATTACAGGTACAATTACTGTTGTTTGATCATTAATCAAGCTAATGGTTAACAGAGATTGGCTTCATTAATAACAATTTTGCTGGAGTTAGTTGGTGAAAAAAAGGCAAATTAGATCAAATATGTATCATTTGTTATATAAACTGTACCTAAGATTGAATTAACtggtcaaattttcaaaaattggtACGGTTATTGAGTCCCTTGGTAAGTTTAGCTGTGTTATATAAATCAAAGTATGATGGAAAATTCAGGTATGATGTGTTATTTTTTGTGAAAATTGTCATTAGACTCCTTTAAATTATGATTGAATTATGCGTTGATATAAATAATTTTCGTGTTTGATATTGTTTTACTTAAGTATGACTTGGACTATAAGTATCGCTGTTATGCTTTTATGCTAGATATTTGTTGTGTGCTAGCAGTAGCTAGGCTTCTGTTCTATTGGAATGTCTAGGTTTTCTGATGTTTTCAGTTCAGAATAGGCATCTTATACGAATGAAACATTTGTATTTAGCTGATGTTATGGACTCGTCTAAGTTTGATCTGATCCCGAGATGTTTTAATCGCAGTACTGCTGGTTGTCAATTTGGTGAGAGCTGCCATTTTCTGCACTATGTTCCTGGAGGTTACAATGCAGTGGCCCAGATGATGAACCTTGCACCAGCTGTTCAACCAGCTTCTAGAAACGTGGCAGCGACAGCTGCAATACCTCATGGATCTGCCTCTGCGGTCAAAACTCGGTTATGCAACAAATTTAGTAGTCCCGAAGGTTGTAAGTTTGGTGATAAATGTCATTTTGCACATGGAGAGTGGGAACTTGGCACGCCTATTGCTCCATCTCTTGATGATCCCCGTTCCATGGCACCTCTTCCTGGCCGCATGGGCAGTCGGATGGAACCACCATCAGGTCCTGCTGCAACGTTTGGTGCTTCAGCAACTGCGAAAATTAGTGTGGATGCTTCCCTTGCAGGAGCCATTATTGGGAAAGGTGGTGTGCACTCCAAGCAGATATGTCGTCAAACAGGTGCAAAGCTATCTATTCGGGAACATGAGTCAGATCCATCACTTAGGAACATCGAGCTCGAAGGATCATTTGAGCAAATTAAAGAAGCCAGTGCAATGGTTAGAGAACTAATCAGCAGCCTGGGTCCAGTACCAGGTCCAGCCAAAACAGCTGGTGCACATGGTGGTCAAGGGCATCCGGGAAGCAACTACAAAACAAAGTTGTGCGACAATTTTGCAAAGGGAAGTTGCACTTTTGGAGAAAGATGTCACTTTGCACACGGTGCAGCCGAGTTGCGGAAGTCGGTGGTGTGAGGGCTAAACAAGTGCATTCTAAGTAGTTAATAGGATTGAGATATTATGCAGTCTTGTATGAGTTAGAGCCTCGTTTAACATTCTAGCTGTGTTATACTATCTAGTTGAAGTGACACGTATTGagttttttatttttaccattttagccCCTTACTTCATAATTTTCCTTTTTGATTGGTAGGGCTAATAATCAAATTAACTCCTTAGACGCATTACTGATAATTCCATTTGATTTAGGGATGCTTGATTTGGGTGTTACTTTTTCTTAGACAGAGTTTACTTTTTGCTTGTAATTCTTTCGAACTCTTACATCGGAAGAGGTTTAAGCGAATTAAGTCTTAAACAGCGAGTATTACTACATTTACCTTGCCTAATATTACATTTAGTTTAGTAACTTTCTTTGAGATAGAATTCGGTAGTATGGGAAAAATCTGAATATCATACAATTTTTAGGGTAAATTGCATagatagtcacttaattattaattttttattttattttaggcaCTCAAAATAAAAAGTTTGCAATTTAAGCACCACATGTGCCGGTTTAAAAAGtcagtataataacaaatttagacCTTAACTTTtatttagtcataattttaaaaaattaatctcCAATTTACAAATAGTCTCAATTTTATCTTAATTCTGAAAAACTCAAAATGGCATTTCTGTTAAGTCAATAACGGAAAACGATAGATCCGTTACCGACGTAACGGAAAATGATTATTGGTGACTGTTTtgctatttttttaaaattcttaaatgactgttttgtcagctaccttaaagttgagtgactgttggtgtatTTTACTCTAAATTTTTTTAGTATCATAATTATAATTGAAATTATAAATATGACACAACAATATAGTATACACGAATAGAGAATATTTATATGGCACTACATAAAAAgttattatttttagtgttttaccAAATTAGTGCGACTCTTAATTGAGTTGTCAATTCAATTagagaaattatgaaaatgtcattccataattaaaataaattatcttatttaatttattcaaaaagaTTATATTATTTGAGGGTATTTTAATCTTTTCGTAttcacaaaaataataaaaatatgcatatggtGAGATTTGAACCACACAAATTACATTAGTAAAACTTTTAATTTACtactcaattaaaattttattttaatattttaatatattttaattttattttgcacACTTTATTATTTCCATcagttgtatatattaataatgtatttAATTGGGTTGGTGTCACAAGTTAACTCGACAACGACTCAAGATTGATGacaaca belongs to Gossypium arboreum isolate Shixiya-1 chromosome 7, ASM2569848v2, whole genome shotgun sequence and includes:
- the LOC108484039 gene encoding zinc finger CCCH domain-containing protein 14-like: MDTRKRGRREAGFNANGGIKKSKPELESLSTGVGSKSKPCTKFFSTAGCQFGESCHFLHYVPGGYNAVAQMMNLAPAVQPASRNVAATAAIPHGSASAVKTRLCNKFSSPEGCKFGDKCHFAHGEWELGTPIAPSLDDPRSMAPLPGRMGSRMEPPSGPAATFGASATAKISVDASLAGAIIGKGGVHSKQICRQTGAKLSIREHESDPSLRNIELEGSFEQIKEASAMVRELISSLGPVPGPAKTAGAHGGQGHPGSNYKTKLCDNFAKGSCTFGERCHFAHGAAELRKSVV